The Gammaproteobacteria bacterium genome has a segment encoding these proteins:
- the pyrB gene encoding aspartate carbamoyltransferase, translating to MAGHLFHVIDTSGFDRPLLDELCTITTQVRSIAKTAEGARALQMLVPQARAMLYFPQPSTRTFLSFNNACHVLGIRTSEIRDTATSSEVKGETFDDSIRTFSSYVDVIIMRTPEAGYAARAAAQMDHIQRPVPIINAGSGKDQHPTQALLDIYTLERSFSLRGGIDGKVIGMMGDLRRGRTVRSLCGLLRNYRGVRVVFIAPEQFAMEPDIKARLTGAGIPWTETANLGEALPQLDALYVTRMQTEWDSAEESHSMDYARFGIHPGNLGMLKQDAIIMHPLPRGPEIDPAVDSDPRAMYWRQERNGMWMRVAILVKIFRLEDRVSSLEAAVLPEGPDPA from the coding sequence ATGGCAGGGCATCTCTTCCACGTCATCGACACCAGCGGGTTCGACCGGCCGCTGCTCGACGAACTGTGTACGATCACCACGCAGGTGCGCAGCATCGCCAAGACCGCCGAAGGCGCGCGCGCCCTGCAGATGCTTGTGCCGCAGGCGCGGGCGATGCTCTACTTCCCGCAGCCCTCCACCCGCACCTTTCTCTCCTTTAATAATGCTTGCCACGTGCTCGGCATCCGCACGAGCGAGATCCGCGATACGGCGACCTCCTCCGAGGTGAAGGGGGAGACCTTCGACGACAGCATCCGCACGTTCAGTTCGTACGTCGACGTGATCATCATGCGCACGCCGGAGGCCGGCTATGCCGCGCGCGCCGCGGCGCAAATGGATCACATCCAGCGGCCGGTGCCGATCATCAATGCGGGTTCCGGCAAGGACCAGCACCCGACACAGGCGTTGCTCGACATCTACACACTGGAGCGCAGTTTCTCGCTGCGTGGAGGCATCGACGGCAAGGTCATCGGCATGATGGGCGACCTGCGCCGCGGCCGCACCGTGCGCTCGCTGTGCGGGCTGTTACGCAACTATCGCGGCGTCCGCGTGGTGTTCATCGCCCCCGAGCAGTTCGCAATGGAGCCCGACATCAAGGCGCGTCTGACCGGCGCCGGCATTCCATGGACGGAAACGGCAAACCTCGGCGAGGCGCTACCGCAACTCGATGCGCTCTACGTCACGCGCATGCAGACGGAGTGGGATTCGGCCGAGGAGTCGCACTCGATGGACTACGCGCGCTTCGGCATACACCCCGGCAATCTCGGGATGTTGAAGCAGGACGCGATCATCATGCACCCGCTGCCGCGCGGGCCTGAGATCGATCCGGCGGTGGACTCCGATCCGCGTGCGATGTACTGGCGCCAGGAGCGCAACGGGATGTGGATGCGGGTGGCGATCCTCGTCAAGATATTCCGGCTAGAGGATCGCGTATCGTCGCTGGAAGCGGCGGTGTTGCCGGAGGGTCCTGATCCCGCGTGA
- the uvrA gene encoding excinuclease ABC subunit UvrA, giving the protein MPATRRARLRRQPPTAGQIVIRGARQNNLRDIDVDLPLSEIIVVTGVSGSGKSSLAFDTVYAEGQRRYVETFSPYARQFLDRMDKPAADRIDGIPPAIAIDQTNPVRTSRSTVGTMTELADHLKLLFARAARLYCRNCGRAVQRDTPATVLSELAGRLPAETRLLVTFPVRVPENFQKDEVLQLLARQGYTRIHREDGDRLEVVQDRVRLIPAERSRLVESLEQGFALGRGHLRVYPLAEGEPAAPLPFSADLHCAPCDIHYHAAGPGAFSFNSPVGACEACRGFGRTMGIDYGLVIPDTERSLSTGAIKPFQSKSYQECQSDLLRFARRRGIPTQTPWRELTAAERHWVIEGEGRLADGKWYGVRRFFDWLETKAYKMHVRVLLARYRAYTQCASCHGARLKPDSLLWRVGTQADAAAVLPANGRFRPASMTCTDAVLAELPGLHLHDLMLLPIERCQQFFTRLRLPAPLDEAADLLLAEIRSRLGYLVAVGLGYLTLDRQSRTLSGGEVQRINLTTALGTSLVNTLFVLDEPSVGLHARDMGRVIAVLRKLRDAGNSLLVVEHDAAVMAAADRILDMGPGPGTAGGRVTFCGTPQVLAARGRTLTGEYLRGERLVSANTSGRGRPPDPDGFWLEVLGASAHNLKDLDLRIPLQRLVCVTGVSGSGKSTLIEDVLYPALRKLKGEASEAPGLHREIRGHEHVNEIILVDQSPLGRTTRANPASYVGALPPIRKAFADLPAAQVRGYTTGTFSFNSGDGRCPGCGGNGFEHVEMQFLSDVYLRCPDCDGRRFRSDVLEVQLPGAGGAGKSIADVLDMTVTEALAFFAGHPEVLRGLQPLSAVGLQYLRLGQPVTTLSGGEAQRLKLAGELARAGGARNLLLLDEPTTGLHFHDIAGLLTALRALLAQGHSLVVVEHNLDVIWSADWVIDLGPEAGEAGGRLVAAGTPREIAAVADSHTGRALKAHRRTLRRKPGAAPGRAIEPERAAPPAVEHDHSIRIHNAREHNLKNIDIAIPRDRFTVITGVSGSGKSTLAFDVIFAEGQRRYLESLNAYARQFVQPAARPDVDAIFGIPPTVAIEQRTSRGGHKSTVATMTEVYHFLRLLFARLGTQYCPACEVRIAPQSPEAILARLMRQHRGRTVQVLAPLVIARKGYYTELARWAARRSYDELRVDGEMTPTARWPRLDRFIEHDIELPIGQLRMTPRAMARARELLQQGLEFGKGSVQVLPADGGKAELFSIRRACPGCGRSFPELDPRLFSFNSRHGWCGGCFGTGLQLPGFDAEQTGEEPVWTQAQADEAGPCPSCEGRRLRPEALAVRFREQSIADITALPVDRAAGFLDTLQLAGREAAIARDALGETGARLRFLQQVGLGYLALDRAATTLSGGETQRIRLAAQLGSNLRGVCYILDEPTIGLHPRDNQRLLETLMKLRDNGNTVLVVEHDEDTIRAADTIVDLGPGAGTHGGEVVAIGTAAELARSPRSLTGRYLAATTRGGAATRAQRPAAGEIVVRGAHLHNLRQVEVGVPVGRLTVVTGVSGSGKSTLVRHVLYRNLRRRLAKGGRRAPLSGCEQITGWQQIRRVLEVDQTPIGKTPRSCPATYVGIWDEVRRIFARLPEARIRGYSASRFSFNVAGGRCEVCDGQGSRRIEMSFLPDVHVGCEACNGARFGAETLEVRYHDRSVGDVLAMSISAATEFFAAHARLRHTLQLLDDVGLGYLTLGQQSPTLSGGEAQRLKLVAELARAQPGSSQALYLLDEPTVGLHMADVERLLAVLHRLVDAGNTVLVIEHNLDVIAQADHVIDLGPEGGTGGGRVVATGAPATVARARGSHTGAALAAYFAG; this is encoded by the coding sequence ATGCCCGCAACACGCCGAGCCCGACTGCGCCGCCAGCCGCCCACCGCCGGGCAGATCGTCATCCGCGGCGCGCGGCAGAACAATCTGCGCGACATCGATGTGGACCTGCCGCTCAGCGAGATCATCGTCGTGACGGGCGTCAGCGGCTCGGGCAAGTCCTCCCTCGCGTTCGACACGGTGTACGCGGAGGGCCAGCGCCGTTACGTCGAGACCTTCTCGCCCTACGCGCGGCAGTTCCTCGACCGCATGGACAAGCCCGCCGCCGATCGTATCGACGGCATTCCGCCCGCCATTGCCATCGACCAGACCAACCCGGTGCGCACCTCGCGCTCGACGGTCGGCACCATGACGGAACTCGCCGACCACCTGAAGCTCCTGTTCGCCCGGGCGGCGCGGCTGTACTGCCGCAACTGCGGCCGCGCGGTGCAACGCGACACCCCCGCAACGGTGCTGTCGGAACTCGCCGGGCGGCTACCGGCGGAGACACGGCTGCTCGTCACCTTTCCGGTCCGGGTGCCGGAGAATTTCCAGAAGGACGAGGTGCTGCAGCTGCTCGCCCGCCAGGGCTACACGCGAATCCACCGCGAGGACGGCGACCGGCTCGAGGTCGTGCAGGACCGCGTACGGCTCATACCCGCCGAGCGCAGCCGTCTCGTCGAGTCGCTGGAACAGGGCTTCGCGCTCGGGCGGGGCCACCTGCGGGTGTACCCGCTGGCCGAGGGCGAACCCGCCGCGCCGCTGCCCTTCTCCGCCGATCTGCATTGCGCTCCCTGCGATATTCACTACCACGCAGCCGGCCCGGGCGCGTTCTCGTTCAACTCGCCGGTCGGTGCCTGCGAAGCCTGCCGTGGCTTCGGCCGCACCATGGGCATCGACTACGGCCTGGTCATCCCGGACACCGAGCGCAGCCTGTCCACCGGCGCCATCAAGCCGTTCCAGAGCAAGAGCTACCAGGAGTGCCAGTCAGACCTGCTGCGGTTCGCGCGCCGTCGCGGCATCCCCACGCAGACGCCGTGGCGTGAACTCACGGCCGCGGAGCGCCACTGGGTCATCGAGGGCGAGGGCCGTCTCGCGGACGGCAAGTGGTACGGCGTGCGCCGCTTCTTCGACTGGCTCGAGACCAAGGCCTACAAGATGCACGTGCGTGTGCTGCTCGCCCGCTACCGGGCCTACACGCAGTGCGCAAGCTGTCACGGCGCCCGACTGAAGCCCGACTCACTGCTCTGGCGGGTGGGCACGCAGGCGGACGCCGCCGCGGTCCTGCCCGCGAATGGCAGGTTCCGCCCCGCCAGCATGACCTGCACCGACGCGGTCCTGGCCGAATTGCCGGGCCTGCACCTGCACGACCTCATGCTGCTGCCGATCGAGCGCTGCCAGCAGTTCTTCACGCGGCTGCGGCTGCCCGCGCCGCTCGACGAAGCGGCGGATCTCCTGCTCGCGGAGATACGCAGCCGCCTCGGTTACCTCGTCGCAGTCGGCCTCGGCTACCTCACGCTCGACCGGCAATCGCGCACGCTCTCCGGCGGCGAGGTGCAGCGGATCAATCTCACCACGGCACTCGGGACCTCTCTGGTCAACACGCTGTTCGTCCTCGACGAGCCGAGCGTCGGCCTGCATGCCCGCGACATGGGCCGGGTCATCGCCGTGCTGCGCAAACTGCGCGACGCCGGCAATTCGCTGCTGGTCGTCGAACACGACGCCGCGGTCATGGCGGCGGCAGACCGCATCCTCGACATGGGGCCGGGGCCCGGGACGGCCGGCGGGCGCGTGACCTTCTGCGGCACGCCGCAGGTGCTGGCCGCACGCGGCCGCACATTGACCGGCGAGTACCTGCGCGGCGAGCGGCTGGTCAGCGCGAACACGTCCGGCCGCGGCCGTCCGCCCGATCCGGACGGATTCTGGCTCGAGGTGCTCGGCGCGAGCGCCCACAACCTGAAGGACCTCGACCTGCGCATTCCCCTGCAGCGGCTGGTGTGCGTCACCGGCGTCAGCGGCTCCGGCAAGTCCACGCTGATCGAGGACGTCCTGTACCCGGCGCTGCGCAAGCTCAAGGGCGAGGCCAGCGAGGCACCCGGCCTGCACCGCGAGATCCGCGGCCACGAACACGTGAATGAGATCATCCTCGTGGACCAGTCGCCGCTCGGCCGCACCACCCGCGCGAACCCTGCCAGCTACGTCGGCGCGTTGCCGCCGATCCGCAAGGCGTTCGCGGACCTCCCGGCCGCGCAGGTGCGCGGCTACACCACCGGCACCTTCAGCTTCAATTCCGGCGACGGACGCTGCCCCGGCTGCGGCGGTAACGGCTTCGAGCATGTCGAGATGCAGTTCCTGAGCGACGTGTACCTGCGCTGCCCCGATTGCGACGGGCGCCGGTTCCGCTCCGACGTCCTCGAGGTGCAGCTCCCGGGCGCCGGCGGTGCCGGCAAGTCCATCGCCGATGTTCTCGACATGACCGTCACTGAGGCGCTGGCGTTTTTTGCCGGCCACCCGGAGGTGCTGCGCGGACTGCAACCGCTCAGCGCCGTCGGGCTGCAGTACCTGCGCCTCGGCCAGCCCGTCACGACACTCTCCGGTGGCGAGGCGCAACGGTTGAAGCTCGCCGGGGAGCTCGCGCGCGCGGGTGGCGCCCGCAACCTGCTGTTGCTCGACGAACCGACGACCGGCCTGCACTTCCACGACATCGCCGGCCTGCTCACCGCGTTGCGCGCGCTGCTCGCCCAGGGTCATTCGCTCGTGGTGGTCGAGCACAACCTCGACGTGATCTGGTCGGCCGACTGGGTGATCGATCTCGGACCGGAGGCCGGCGAAGCAGGCGGGCGGCTCGTCGCCGCGGGAACGCCGCGTGAGATCGCCGCGGTGGCCGACTCGCACACCGGCCGCGCCCTCAAGGCGCACCGGCGCACGTTGCGCCGGAAGCCAGGCGCCGCTCCCGGCCGCGCCATCGAGCCGGAACGCGCCGCACCCCCGGCCGTCGAGCACGACCACAGCATCCGCATCCACAACGCCCGCGAACACAACCTGAAGAACATCGACATCGCGATCCCGCGCGATCGCTTCACCGTGATCACCGGAGTCAGCGGCAGCGGCAAGAGCACGCTCGCCTTCGACGTCATCTTCGCCGAGGGCCAGCGCCGCTACCTCGAGTCGCTGAACGCCTACGCACGGCAGTTCGTGCAGCCGGCCGCGCGTCCCGACGTGGACGCAATCTTCGGAATCCCGCCGACGGTCGCCATCGAGCAGCGCACCAGCCGCGGCGGGCACAAGAGCACGGTGGCAACGATGACGGAGGTCTATCACTTCCTGCGTCTGCTCTTCGCCCGACTCGGAACGCAGTACTGCCCTGCATGCGAAGTGCGCATCGCCCCGCAGAGCCCGGAGGCGATCCTCGCACGCCTCATGCGCCAGCACCGCGGCCGCACCGTGCAGGTGCTCGCGCCGCTGGTGATCGCCCGCAAGGGCTACTACACCGAGCTCGCCCGCTGGGCCGCGCGACGTAGCTATGACGAGCTGCGCGTCGACGGCGAGATGACGCCCACCGCCCGCTGGCCGCGACTCGACCGTTTCATCGAACACGATATCGAGCTGCCCATCGGGCAGCTGCGGATGACGCCACGGGCGATGGCCAGGGCGCGCGAACTGCTGCAGCAAGGGCTGGAGTTCGGCAAAGGCAGCGTGCAGGTCCTGCCAGCCGACGGTGGCAAGGCGGAACTGTTCTCCATTCGTCGCGCCTGCCCCGGCTGCGGGCGCAGCTTCCCCGAACTCGACCCGCGCCTGTTCTCCTTCAACAGCCGCCACGGCTGGTGCGGCGGCTGCTTCGGGACGGGCCTGCAGCTGCCAGGGTTCGACGCCGAACAGACCGGCGAGGAGCCGGTCTGGACCCAGGCGCAGGCGGACGAAGCCGGGCCCTGCCCCAGCTGCGAAGGGCGGCGCCTGCGCCCGGAAGCGCTTGCCGTCCGCTTCCGGGAACAGAGCATCGCCGACATCACCGCGCTGCCGGTGGATCGCGCCGCGGGTTTCCTCGATACGCTGCAGCTTGCAGGCCGGGAAGCCGCCATCGCCCGCGACGCCCTCGGCGAGACCGGCGCGCGCCTCAGGTTCCTGCAACAGGTCGGACTCGGTTACCTCGCGCTCGACCGCGCCGCCACCACGCTCTCCGGTGGCGAAACCCAACGCATCCGGCTCGCCGCGCAACTCGGCTCGAACCTGCGTGGCGTCTGCTACATCCTCGATGAACCCACCATCGGCCTGCACCCGCGCGACAACCAGCGCCTGCTCGAGACGCTGATGAAACTGCGCGACAACGGCAATACCGTGCTCGTCGTCGAACACGACGAAGACACGATCCGCGCAGCCGACACCATCGTGGACCTCGGGCCTGGTGCGGGTACCCACGGCGGTGAAGTCGTCGCCATCGGCACGGCGGCCGAGCTCGCGCGCTCGCCGCGCTCCCTCACCGGACGCTACCTCGCCGCGACGACGCGCGGTGGCGCCGCAACGCGGGCACAGCGGCCCGCTGCGGGAGAAATCGTGGTCCGCGGCGCGCACCTGCATAACCTGCGGCAGGTCGAGGTCGGTGTTCCGGTCGGGCGCCTGACCGTCGTCACCGGCGTGAGCGGCAGCGGCAAGAGCACGCTGGTGCGCCACGTGCTCTACCGCAACCTGCGCCGCCGGCTGGCGAAGGGCGGCCGCCGCGCCCCGCTCAGCGGCTGCGAGCAGATCACCGGCTGGCAACAGATCCGGCGCGTACTCGAGGTAGACCAGACGCCGATCGGCAAGACTCCGCGATCCTGCCCGGCCACCTATGTCGGCATCTGGGACGAGGTGCGACGGATCTTCGCCCGGCTTCCCGAGGCACGCATTCGCGGCTACTCCGCGAGCCGCTTCTCCTTCAACGTGGCGGGCGGGCGTTGCGAGGTCTGCGACGGACAGGGTTCACGACGCATCGAGATGAGTTTCCTGCCCGACGTGCACGTCGGCTGCGAAGCCTGCAATGGCGCGCGTTTCGGCGCCGAGACGCTGGAAGTCCGCTACCACGATCGCAGCGTCGGCGACGTTCTTGCCATGAGCATCAGCGCCGCCACGGAATTCTTCGCCGCGCACGCGCGGCTGCGCCACACGCTGCAACTGCTCGACGACGTCGGGCTCGGCTACCTGACGCTCGGACAGCAGAGCCCGACGTTATCGGGCGGCGAAGCGCAGCGGCTGAAGCTCGTCGCCGAACTCGCCCGTGCCCAGCCCGGCAGCAGCCAGGCGCTGTACCTGCTCGACGAGCCTACGGTCGGCCTGCACATGGCCGACGTGGAGCGGCTGCTCGCGGTGCTGCACCGGCTGGTGGACGCGGGCAACACCGTGCTGGTGATCGAACACAACCTCGACGTGATCGCGCAGGCCGACCATGTCATCGACCTCGGCCCCGAGGGCGGCACGGGTGGCGGCCGGGTGGTCGCGACCGGCGCGCCGGCCACCGTGGCGCGCGCGCGCGGCTCGCATACCGGTGCCGCGCTCGCTGCGTATTTCGCCGGCTAG
- a CDS encoding cation:proton antiporter, whose amino-acid sequence MLAWWILGAFALGLLARQIGLPPLVGFLTAGFLLKGFGFESVPEIAEIGEVGVWLLLFTVGLKLRLRSLIRPEVWGTAVLHLVVSGGIAALLVRTQVDLSWTAAWMLGAAFAFSSTVFAAIVLEPRRELRAFHGRVAIGILILQDLVAVMVLAAGEHVTPSPWALMLLVLPLARVLLDRLVSITGHGELLPLLGVLLAVAAGGYGFRALGLSAELGSLVLGAMLAGNQRAGELGNALWGMKELFLVGFFVSVGLTATPTLETVTGAAALILALPLKVLLFFVLLLGIGLRSRSSFLASLSLASYSEFGLIVMQMGVRGGLLESQWITLAALAVAGSFIVAAPLNRAAHRLYAGSEGFLQRFERSRRHPDDEPVSVGSAEVLVVGMGRVGSGAYRYLKDLGLHVVGMDSDTAKVEKHLQEGWRVVYADAEDPELWHRLRLGRVRAVMLALPDLEAKIIASRQLRARGFRGLIAATYVFDEEREPVIAAGCDVAYNYFSEAGTGFAAHTADALTRSAVAPGTRRG is encoded by the coding sequence ATGCTCGCATGGTGGATTCTCGGCGCCTTCGCGCTCGGCCTGCTGGCACGGCAGATCGGGCTGCCGCCGCTCGTGGGTTTTCTCACCGCCGGTTTCCTCCTGAAAGGCTTCGGGTTCGAGTCGGTGCCGGAGATCGCCGAAATTGGCGAGGTCGGCGTGTGGCTGCTGCTGTTCACGGTCGGCCTGAAGCTGCGCTTGCGCAGTCTCATCCGGCCGGAGGTCTGGGGGACCGCGGTGTTGCACCTTGTCGTGAGCGGTGGCATCGCGGCGTTGCTGGTGCGCACGCAGGTGGACCTGTCCTGGACGGCGGCCTGGATGCTGGGTGCCGCGTTCGCCTTCTCGAGCACCGTATTCGCTGCGATCGTGCTCGAGCCGCGCCGTGAGCTGCGGGCCTTCCACGGTCGCGTCGCCATCGGCATCCTCATCCTGCAGGACCTGGTGGCGGTCATGGTGCTGGCCGCCGGGGAGCACGTCACGCCTTCGCCCTGGGCGTTGATGCTCCTGGTATTGCCGCTTGCCAGGGTGCTGCTCGACCGGCTGGTGAGCATCACCGGTCACGGCGAGTTGCTGCCGTTGCTCGGTGTGCTGCTCGCGGTTGCGGCGGGCGGTTACGGGTTCCGGGCGCTTGGCCTGAGCGCGGAACTCGGTTCGCTGGTCCTCGGCGCCATGCTGGCAGGCAATCAGCGGGCGGGCGAGCTCGGCAATGCCCTGTGGGGCATGAAGGAGCTGTTCCTGGTCGGCTTCTTCGTCAGTGTCGGCCTGACTGCAACACCCACCCTCGAGACCGTTACTGGTGCCGCTGCCCTCATACTGGCGCTGCCGCTGAAGGTGCTGCTGTTTTTCGTGCTGTTGCTCGGCATCGGGCTGCGGTCGCGCAGCAGTTTTCTCGCCTCGCTGAGTCTCGCGAGCTACAGCGAGTTCGGGCTGATCGTGATGCAGATGGGTGTGCGCGGCGGGCTGCTCGAGTCGCAATGGATCACGCTGGCGGCGCTGGCCGTGGCCGGTTCCTTTATCGTCGCCGCACCGCTCAATCGCGCGGCGCACCGCCTCTACGCCGGCAGCGAGGGGTTCCTGCAGCGTTTCGAGCGCAGCCGCCGGCATCCGGACGACGAGCCGGTATCGGTCGGCAGCGCCGAGGTGCTGGTGGTCGGCATGGGGCGCGTCGGCAGCGGCGCCTATCGCTACCTCAAGGACCTCGGTCTGCATGTAGTGGGCATGGACAGCGACACGGCCAAGGTCGAGAAGCATCTGCAGGAGGGCTGGCGGGTCGTGTACGCGGACGCGGAGGACCCCGAGCTCTGGCACCGGCTGCGACTCGGGCGCGTGCGTGCCGTGATGCTGGCGCTTCCGGACCTCGAGGCCAAGATCATCGCCAGCCGCCAGTTGCGGGCACGTGGATTTCGCGGCTTGATCGCTGCGACCTACGTCTTCGACGAGGAGCGGGAGCCGGTCATTGCGGCGGGTTGCGACGTCGCCTACAACTACTTCAGCGAAGCGGGCACCGGATTCGCCGCGCATACCGCCGATGCGCTGACCAGGTCCGCGGTGGCACCGGGAACGCGTCGCGGCTGA
- the mscL gene encoding large conductance mechanosensitive channel protein MscL produces the protein MLKEFREFAMRGNVVDLAVGIIIGGAFGKIVTSFVNDVIMPPIGMLLGKVDFSSLFVNLSSTDYETLAAAEAASAPVIRYGSFVNAMLDFVIVAFAIFLLVRAINRMKKEQPPAPPPGQSAEEKLLGEIRDLLKAR, from the coding sequence GTGCTGAAAGAGTTCAGGGAATTTGCCATGCGAGGCAACGTGGTGGACCTCGCCGTCGGCATCATCATCGGCGGCGCGTTCGGCAAGATCGTCACATCTTTCGTCAACGACGTGATCATGCCACCAATCGGCATGCTGCTCGGCAAGGTCGATTTCAGCAGCCTGTTCGTCAATCTCAGCAGCACGGATTACGAGACGCTCGCCGCGGCCGAGGCGGCCAGCGCACCGGTGATCCGGTATGGCAGCTTCGTGAATGCCATGCTCGATTTCGTGATCGTCGCCTTTGCGATCTTCCTGCTGGTGCGCGCGATCAATCGCATGAAGAAGGAACAGCCGCCGGCGCCGCCGCCCGGCCAGAGTGCCGAAGAAAAACTCCTCGGGGAAATTCGCGACCTGCTCAAGGCCCGCTGA